The sequence below is a genomic window from Synechococcus sp. PCC 7335.
GGACTTCAACAACCTGCAAATTCTGCCTAACTTACTCAAAGGGGTGAAGTTAGCAGATATCATGCCAATCCTAGGCAGCATTGATATCATCATGGGTTCCGTAGATAGATAGACAGACAAATCCTACACATAGCAATGGCCGGATGCATACTCTGCGAGAAGGCAAAGCCTACGGCTGTTGCTGACCACTTAGCTCTTCATGCATTAAGGGTCTTAGCCCTAGAAAATGTGTAGAGCTAAGTGGCGAAAGCTATAGAACATCTGAAAATAAAGTAAAGAAAAAGGAGATGACACTTCAAATTTGCGTCATCTCCTTATTTTCTATGTCATCTCTATATACAGCTATCAACTACACATCATCAAATTTTGCTTTCGCCTTATCAAATGCAATCTGAAGCTCACTCCAGGCCGACTCTACGCCTACCTTTATTTCTTCCCAAGCATTTTCCGCCGAGCCTTTCATAGACTCTAGCTTAGCGGCCAACTCAGTTTGCTTGACTTGTAACTCGTCGAGCTGCGCTTGATACTTAACTTTTGCGTCGGCCTTTGCGATCTCTGCTTTAGCTTTTAGCGTTTCGACTTGAGCATCTAATGCCTTAACCCTAGCTTCAACGGCTTCTTGATAGGCCGCTTTCTCCGATTTAGCAGACATAAAAGATTACCTCTAGTAAGAATCAGATCTTAACCGTATTGTCTTTATAGAAAAAGACAAATTGCATTTGTCTTGCGCAAATTGTATTACAGAGCTATACAGATATCTGTCCAAAAAGGATTGTATTGTTCGAGCTTTATAGCTTCTATTGACATACTCAGGTTTCATCTTAGATATTCTCTATCTAAATCATTGAGAGATTTTAGATGGCAGCAGTACTCAGAGAAAGTAGAAGTATTTTAAGACACAGTAAGAACAAGACACCATTTATAAACTTTGGGCAAAAGCACAGTTGCCACTGCTAGGAACCACCATGACTGCTATTGTCTCCTCTCAATCTTCTGAGTCGATTGCTTCACTAGATATCACGCCACCATCCGAAGATGAACTGAACAAGATAGATGCTTATTGGCGGGCTTGCCACTATTTGGCAGTTGGCATGATCTATTTGCGTGATAATCCACTACTTAAGGAATCTCTCACCAAAAAGCACGTCAAGCACAGGTTATTAGGCCACTGGGGTGCTTCTCCTGCTTTGAGCTTTACCTATGTTCACTGCAATCGCCTGATTAAGAAGTACGATCTAGATATGATCTTTGTCGCCGGGCCAGGTCACGGTGCGCCAGGGGTACTAGGTCCGGTATATCTAGAAGGGACTTACTCAGAGACCTATCCAGATAAAAGTGAAGATGAAGAGGGCATGCAGCGCTTCTTTAAGCAGTTCTCTTTCCCGGGCGATATTGGTAGCCACGTGACCCCAGAGACGCCTGGATCAATCCACGAAGGTGGCGAGCTAGGCTATAGCCTCTCTCACGCCTATGGTTCAGTTTTAGATAATCCTGATTTAATCACTTGCTGTGTGGTCGGTGATGGGGAATCTGAAACAGGTCCGCTCGCAACCGCTTGGCACTCTAACAAGTTCATTAATCCAGCTCGTGACGGCGCTGTTCTACCGGTTCTGAATTTGAACGGGTACAAGATTGCGAACCCTACCATCTTCGCTAGAATCTCCCACGAGGAGCTGGAGTATATGTTCAGGGGCTATGGCTATACGCCCTATTTCGTAGAAGGCAGCGACCCAGCCCAGATGCACAGGAAGATGGCTGAAACCATGGAAGCGTGCATCATCAAGATTAAGGAAGTCCAGCGAGAAGCAAGAGTTAATGGCAATGTCAAGCGTCCGCGCTGGCCGATGATTGTATTGCGATCGCCCAAAGGATGGACAGGACCCGATCAAGTCGATGGCAAAAAGGTAGAAGATTTCTGGCGATCGCACCAAGTGCCCATGGGCGGTATGCACAGCAACGAAGACCACCTGCGAAGGCTAGAAGCCTGGATGCGTAGCTACAAGCCCGAAGAACTCTTTGACGAAAACGGCACACTTGTCCCTGAGCTAAAAGAGCTTGCGCCTAAAGGAAGCCGCCGGATGAGCGCAAATCCCCATGCCAACGGTGGCCTGCTCCGCAGAGCGCTAAAGATGCCGCGTTTCCAAGACTATGCCATCCAAATGGAACGGCACGGCGTAGAGGAATACGAGAATACGAAAGTGTTGGGCCAGCTCATGCGCGATATCTTTCGCGATAATCCTAACAACTTCCGGCTAATGGGGCCTGATGAGACAGCCTCCAATCGATTGCAAGACGTCTACGATACCACTAAGAAAGTGTGGATGGCAGAGCTATACCCAGAGGACGAAGACGGTGGCAACCTCGCCCGAGATGGCCGGGTGATGGAGATGCTGAGCGAACACACCTTACAAGGCTGGCTAGAAGGCTATCTGCTAACCGGACGGCACGGACTCTTTCATACCTACGAAGCCTTTGCCCACGTAGTCGATTCTATGTTCAACCAGCATGCCAAATGGTTGGATATCTGCAAAAATCACGTCCCCTGGCGGCAGTCGGTCTCATCGCTAAATATCTTGCTCTCTTCTCTAGTATGGCGGCAAGACCACAATGGATTTAGCCACCAAGATCCAGGCTATGTAGATCTCATTACGAACAAAAGCCCAGAGGTTGTTCGTGCCTATTTCCCACCAGATGCGAACTGCCTACTTTCAGTCGCTGATCACTGCTTTCGCAGCGTTGACTATATCAACGTCATCATCTCTGACAAGCAAAAGCATCTACAGTATCTACCGATGGATGAGGCGATTCGGCACTGTACCAAAGGTATTGGGATCTGGGACTGGGCTAGTAATGATGACTGTGGTACCGAGCCAGATGTTCCTGATGTAGTGATGGCTTGCTGTGGCGATATCCCTACCCAGGAGGCTTTAGCAGCAACTGCTATCTTACGAGAAGAGTTTCCCTCCTTGAAAGTGCGTTTTATCAACGTGGTTGATTTGTTTAAGCTGATGTCAGAGGGCGAACATCCTCATGGGCTATCAAACAGAGACTTTGACTCTCTGTTTACCCCAGACAAGCCAGTCATCTTCAACTTTCACGGTTATCCCTGGCTGATTCACAAACTGGTGTATCGTCGCTCTAATCAAGATCGCATTCATGTACGGGGCTACAAGGAAGAAGGCAATATTAATACGCCTTTGGAGCTAGCCATTAATAACCAAATTGATAGGTTTGGCCTCGTGATTGATGTAATTGACAGAGTACCGTCTCTAGGATCGGCAGCGGGCCATGTAAAAGAGCGCATGAAGAACAAAATCATTGAATGTTTAAGCTACGCGCATGAGCATGGTACAGACCCAGAAGAGCTGGTGAACTGGAAGTGGCCCTATTAGGTGTAGGTCCGCTTTGTTTAGGGAATTTCTCATCTAGCGAGGCCAACACCTAACTATGCTGAGAAAGACCTATTCACCAGTAGCAGGATTTTCTTCTCAATGAGCCTACATCTCTATTTTCTGCGCCATGGAGAAACCACTCATAGTCAAACGGGTGGTTTCTGCGGCTTCTTAGACCCGGAGCTAACAGCGCCTGGAAAGCAGATGGCACAGGCATTTGCAGATGCATACAAGCAGCAGCCTTGGGAGGCAATTTTCTGCAGCCCCATGAAGCGCACGATAGCGACCGCCAAACCGCTGTGTGACGCCCTAGGGATAGAGCCGAAATTAAGGGAGGGTCTTAAAGAGATCAACTATGGCAAGTGGGAAGATAGTACGCAAGCAGAAGTTTGTAAACAATACGCTGAAGACTACATACGCTGGCAAAGAGAACCTGCATGGAATCCACCAACGGAGGGCGAGACTACAATTCAAATTGCCAGTAGAGCTTCTTTAGTCATTGCTGAGATAGAGGAGAAGTACACAAATGGAAATGTCTTAGTGGTTTCTCATAAGGCAACTATTCGAATCATCCTATGCAATCTGCTAGGAATCGACCTAGGGCGGTATCGAGATCGCATTGATATGCCAGTTGCTACCGTCAGCGTTGTCAAATTTGGCACTCACGGTCCGATGTTGCAAAGGCTCGGCGATCGCAATCATTTGCCCAAGCAGTTGCGCGATCGCGAAGGCACTTGATCTTATTTACTAGGCGCTGCTATGAAGATATTTGTTCTAAATGCCGGTTCTAGTAGTCAAAAGAGCGCCCTTTATGAGATTCCAAACGAGACGCTGCCTGGCCACCCGTCTGAACCACTATGGGAAGGCCAACTAGACTGGACAAAAGAGAACTCAGCGCAGCTGGTTGTCAAATCTCATACTGGAGAAAAGCACTCAGAAACGATAGAAAGATCATCTCGAAAAGAAAGCATTCTACATCTGCTAGGTCTGCTTCATCACGGACCAACCAAAGTAATTTCAGAACTTTTGGATATTGACGTAGTTGGACACCGCGTTGTACACGGCGGAGCCGACTATCAGTCTAGCGTCACAGTTACTCCTACTGTTAAACAAACTATCCACCGGCTAATTTCCCTCGCGCCTAACCATAATCCGGCAAATCTAGAGGGTATTGAGCTGATGGAACAGCTACTGCCAGATATTCCTCAAGTTGCGGTTTTCGATACGGCTTTTCATAGCCAAATGCCCTCAGTGGCTAGTATCTATCCTGGTCCATACGACTGGGTAGAACAAGGCATTCGTCGCTATGGATTTCACGGCATTAGCCATCAATACTGTACTCAAAAAGCTAGCCAAATTCTAGAACAAGCGTTGAGCAGCCTAAGACTGATTACCTGCCATCTTGGTAATGGTGGCTCACTTGCAGCGGTTAAAAATGGAAAGAGTATTGATACGACTATGGGATTCACACCCCTAGATGGCCTGATGATGGGTACCCGATCAGGCGCTGTTGATCCAGGTATTCTAATTCACTTGATGCGTCAGGGCATGAGTGTCGATGAGCTTGATCAGCTGTTGAACAAAGCGTCAGGCTTGCTAGGCGTTTCGGGTGTATCGCATGATCTACGGGCAGTGCAGGCAGAAATCCAACAGAACAATAAAAGAGCCCAGCTAGCAAAAGATCTTTACTTGTATCGGCTAAAAGCTTGTATAGGATCAATGATTATGGCCTTGGGCGGCGTGGACGTGATCGCATTTACCGGCGGAATCGGAGAGAATGCAGCCTGGTTGAGGCTATCAGTGTGCGAGTCAATGGAATTCTTGGGCTTGCAGATAGATAATGAAAAGAACAACAGTTTACCCACTGATATAGATATCGCAACCTGTGAGTCTAAAGTCAGGGTGCTCGTAATTCATACTCAAGAAGATTGGGCAATTGCTCAAGAATGCTGGCAGCTTGTCAAAGGCGAAAGGCCAAAAGGCAGATAGGACCGGATAAAAACAAAGTTGAGGATTTTGATTCGCTCATCTTCATCCAAACCGTTGATGCCAACCTGTAGCCATAGTGACGGAGCAGTCCTTCGTCGTGTCTAAAGGCTTTACTAGACGAATTCTGTGAGCTGGTAGCAACGGTTGTAGTCGGCCATGAGAAGCCGTCACACTTCGATTCGGCTAACCGTTCAGAGATCCGGCTCGTGTAGCGTCTTTGCCTTGTTACGAGAGCGGAAACTCAGCTCGTGACTAGAGTCTCTAGAACATTGATATCAACCCAGTTTGAGCTTGCAATCTGCTTCAGCTCATTGGTAGAGGATATGATGGGTGAGTACTTAATTCTCTGTCTTTGCATCAAAGGGCAACTTACCGATGTAGCGTTTTGGGCTGATAGACAGCTATAGCTATGACAGACAAACAGAAACCACTTAATGGAGAAAAGGCATCCGTAGCCAACAGGGTGTCTTCATCTGAAGCGTTCTCCGACTCTGATAAAGGTACTACGCAAAAGCAGCGTCCGTGGGGGTCCGCTAGTGTTTTAGAAGAAGGAACACGCTACAAAATAAAGCGCGTTGAAGTAAAGCCTGGTCACCGGCTTAGCCTACAAACCCATCAGCACCGCAATGAACACTGGATTGTCGTATCAGGGACAGCCAAAGTCATTTGTGGTAGTCACGAATCTTTCCTAGCCACAAACCAGTCGACTTACATTCCTGCCTGCACAACGCATCGGCTTGAGAATCCCGGCACTATTCCCCTGGTTCTCATAGAAGTTCAAAGTGGAGAGTATCTTGGCGAAGACGATATTGTGCGGCTTCAGAGCGATTATGACGAGGATGACTTTTCTAAGAAAGGAATGGCTGCGTCGATGTAGTTTAGTAGGTGAATTACACTTTTCTCTACGAGGCACCACCGACAGGGTCCTACTACACGGACCAACATGCCCAACTTAGGTGTATTGCATCGCTCGCACAACTCCTACAGTAAAAAGCCTAGACTAGCCGTACCCTTCATTAGGGCAATTAGCAACCTCTAGGCTTCCGTGTTGTGAGGAGAAAAGGATGCCCAGCGAATGAAGCTTGGAACCCTCAGTAGAGTATGAAAGCAGGCATCCAAGCCGAATAAGCTGAAGCACTGAACCTAGGATGGACAGTTCAGTGCTTCAACGAAGGACGCTCGCTAGCGGAGATTGTTTCACCGAGCGCGAGCGTTGGATGCTATCGAAGTGTGCTCTTGGTACGGGCATCTAGACTGGCTAGTCTAGATGCCTGAACGTTGTCTACCGCTTTAGTTTGGTTGTCGAGGTGGTCCAAACGGCTTGCTTGGATGTTGCTGATAGCTTTGGTTTGGTTGTTCAAGAACTCAAGCCGGCTAGCCTGCACGTTCTCTACTGCCTTAGTTTGGTTCTCTAGGAACTCAAGGCGAGTGGCTTGAACGTTCTCTACCGCTTTGGTCTGGTTATTAAGGTGCTCCAACCGAACTTTCTGTATATCGTTAACAGTTTTAGTTTGGTTATTGAGGTGCTCTAACCGGACCTTTTGTATATCGTCAACGGACTTAGTTTGTGTATCAAGAAATTCTAAGCGACGTTGTTGGATAGAGGAAGAAGGGAAGGTCTCAGCGGCGTTAGCAACAGGCGTAAACGTCAGTGTAGTAGCAGCGAGAGCGAGAGCGGAAAAGAGAATGTTTTTCATGAGTTGGCTCCTGGGGAATCAATGTGTTTGCTTCATTGATTTAAGAATGCCACGGGTGCAAAGCCGTCAGCTGAGGACGCCTTAAGGGATAACTGAGCGTTGGTGAAAAGGATACGATGAGAGGACCCAGCGAATCCTCAGGGTCCTCTCATATGCATTTCGTGAGTATGAGCCACGGCATTTGGTACGCTTGCTCAATTGCTTGACTAGCCCACCGAGGCCAAACCCCGATCCTGTTCCTCGTGCGGACTGCAAAACAAATAAGGCGATTACTGAAGCTCAGACAACTGCACCAGACTGGGTTGGCCAGTTCGTATGCGATCGCGCCAGGAAGTCATAGCTAGTTAACGTCAGTCTCCAATGGTAGAGCACCAGGAAAGTAGTAAGCAATGAGCTCTTATGGAATCTTCTCATGCACCCAGAACTTCTCCTATCTCTATGCGGCTACCGTTAGCAAAATCCCGGCCAGCTAGGGCCTTTTTCCCAACAGGCTTCACTTCCAATAGCAACAGAGGACCTGAGCCAGTTTGTACGACTGGGCCATAGTTTTTGAGGATAGAAATAACCGTTCCAGGCGCCGCATTCTCCTTAATCGCATTAGATTCATATAAAGAATGAATCCTCGATAGCTCAGCCGGAAATTGGCTCTGATAGGCAGACCCAAGAGGAAGTGTTGTCATCACTTTGAGATCATTCTCTCGAAACTGGGTAGTGCAGTTGGGATAGAAACCTCGCACTTTATCGTGGATTGCTTTGGCGCTAGCTGACCAGTCTAGAAGATAATCTTCTTTCTTAATCAAGGGTGCATAGGTAGCGCGGCCACCGTCTTGCGCCGTTGGGCGAATGAGCTGCTGATTGAGCTTTTGCAGTGTAGACACTAGTAAATCAGCGCTGAGCTCGGACAGCTTTTGTGCAAGCTGCCAAGCATTGTCAGTCAATTCGATGGGAAGCGTTTCTTTAAGCAGCATTGGCCCTGTGTCCATACCTGCGTCCATGAGCATCGTAGTGACGCCCGTTTCTATCTCGCCGTTGTGCAAACACCACTGAATCGGCGCAGCTCCCCGGTATGCCGGCAGGATCGAACCATGTGCATTGATACAGCCTAGAC
It includes:
- a CDS encoding phosphoketolase, which translates into the protein MTAIVSSQSSESIASLDITPPSEDELNKIDAYWRACHYLAVGMIYLRDNPLLKESLTKKHVKHRLLGHWGASPALSFTYVHCNRLIKKYDLDMIFVAGPGHGAPGVLGPVYLEGTYSETYPDKSEDEEGMQRFFKQFSFPGDIGSHVTPETPGSIHEGGELGYSLSHAYGSVLDNPDLITCCVVGDGESETGPLATAWHSNKFINPARDGAVLPVLNLNGYKIANPTIFARISHEELEYMFRGYGYTPYFVEGSDPAQMHRKMAETMEACIIKIKEVQREARVNGNVKRPRWPMIVLRSPKGWTGPDQVDGKKVEDFWRSHQVPMGGMHSNEDHLRRLEAWMRSYKPEELFDENGTLVPELKELAPKGSRRMSANPHANGGLLRRALKMPRFQDYAIQMERHGVEEYENTKVLGQLMRDIFRDNPNNFRLMGPDETASNRLQDVYDTTKKVWMAELYPEDEDGGNLARDGRVMEMLSEHTLQGWLEGYLLTGRHGLFHTYEAFAHVVDSMFNQHAKWLDICKNHVPWRQSVSSLNILLSSLVWRQDHNGFSHQDPGYVDLITNKSPEVVRAYFPPDANCLLSVADHCFRSVDYINVIISDKQKHLQYLPMDEAIRHCTKGIGIWDWASNDDCGTEPDVPDVVMACCGDIPTQEALAATAILREEFPSLKVRFINVVDLFKLMSEGEHPHGLSNRDFDSLFTPDKPVIFNFHGYPWLIHKLVYRRSNQDRIHVRGYKEEGNINTPLELAINNQIDRFGLVIDVIDRVPSLGSAAGHVKERMKNKIIECLSYAHEHGTDPEELVNWKWPY
- a CDS encoding histidine phosphatase family protein, translated to MSLHLYFLRHGETTHSQTGGFCGFLDPELTAPGKQMAQAFADAYKQQPWEAIFCSPMKRTIATAKPLCDALGIEPKLREGLKEINYGKWEDSTQAEVCKQYAEDYIRWQREPAWNPPTEGETTIQIASRASLVIAEIEEKYTNGNVLVVSHKATIRIILCNLLGIDLGRYRDRIDMPVATVSVVKFGTHGPMLQRLGDRNHLPKQLRDREGT
- a CDS encoding acetate/propionate family kinase, with the protein product MKIFVLNAGSSSQKSALYEIPNETLPGHPSEPLWEGQLDWTKENSAQLVVKSHTGEKHSETIERSSRKESILHLLGLLHHGPTKVISELLDIDVVGHRVVHGGADYQSSVTVTPTVKQTIHRLISLAPNHNPANLEGIELMEQLLPDIPQVAVFDTAFHSQMPSVASIYPGPYDWVEQGIRRYGFHGISHQYCTQKASQILEQALSSLRLITCHLGNGGSLAAVKNGKSIDTTMGFTPLDGLMMGTRSGAVDPGILIHLMRQGMSVDELDQLLNKASGLLGVSGVSHDLRAVQAEIQQNNKRAQLAKDLYLYRLKACIGSMIMALGGVDVIAFTGGIGENAAWLRLSVCESMEFLGLQIDNEKNNSLPTDIDIATCESKVRVLVIHTQEDWAIAQECWQLVKGERPKGR
- a CDS encoding phosphomannose isomerase type II C-terminal cupin domain gives rise to the protein MTDKQKPLNGEKASVANRVSSSEAFSDSDKGTTQKQRPWGSASVLEEGTRYKIKRVEVKPGHRLSLQTHQHRNEHWIVVSGTAKVICGSHESFLATNQSTYIPACTTHRLENPGTIPLVLIEVQSGEYLGEDDIVRLQSDYDEDDFSKKGMAASM
- the fmt gene encoding methionyl-tRNA formyltransferase is translated as MRIVFFGTPQFAVPSLTRLLNHSDFEVVAIVTQPDKRRGRGGKVSPSPVKAAALRAECPIWQPGRIKKDTETLARLNALNADAFVVIAYGQILSQEILDMPSLGCINAHGSILPAYRGAAPIQWCLHNGEIETGVTTMLMDAGMDTGPMLLKETLPIELTDNAWQLAQKLSELSADLLVSTLQKLNQQLIRPTAQDGGRATYAPLIKKEDYLLDWSASAKAIHDKVRGFYPNCTTQFRENDLKVMTTLPLGSAYQSQFPAELSRIHSLYESNAIKENAAPGTVISILKNYGPVVQTGSGPLLLLEVKPVGKKALAGRDFANGSRIEIGEVLGA